A genomic stretch from Microplitis mediator isolate UGA2020A chromosome 10, iyMicMedi2.1, whole genome shotgun sequence includes:
- the LOC130675452 gene encoding uncharacterized protein LOC130675452, which translates to MSARHSYRTWITALITFDVLLLTTSAPYSEDLPEFIESRQLRRNLANSKFKNHIDWLKNYTLKPLEQDDSTKPPPVWEREIKLQSNEEENKKDEWDEEMQELTKKRLEKWKNVEENSEEKMKNLTYVDKNESSVKGEVNLSEIDFSSNTLAKDKKVKGGSGGGVGVGGAGKYSTEARRTLSKKLDFEKFDNSSSKSETSQANGLTQDERIEYQSGRWGMSMKNPPVDFLMAISRADDGDESKFKDREGVGVGKNFKINRGEAEEGGKYESKEEEEEEIVNKDKKLFEPANNFSSDRWGMSVSSPPEQFLREISSNRFLPMSIDNSGFGLSAPQITSGPTEAARVLTNELADNSKKDARLRRAYNRTDNLTLELRNTRTRTLSPIFIIGPSFWTLKLPINLKQRLGIIPNELAEPPEEERDNKTEKETETSPLRNIHLTNTKIIIGQTRVAKPSDPDNYENEDQDNYHN; encoded by the exons aaTTTATCGAGTCGAGACAGTTGAGAAGAAATTTGGCcaattcgaaatttaaaaaccataTCGACTGGCTGAAAAATTACACATTGAAACCGCTGGAGCAAGACGACAGCACTAA GCCACCCCCAGTGTGGGAAAGGGAAATAAAGCTACAGAGTAATGAGGAAGAAAATAAGAAAGATGAGTGGGATGAAGAAATGCAAGAATTGACTAAAAAGCGATTAGAAAAGTGGAAAAACGTTGAGGAAAATAGcgaagaaaaaatgaaaaatttaacttatgttgataaaaatgaatcaagTGTAAAAGGGGAAGTGAATTTATCGGAAATagatttttcttcaaatacaCTTGCAAAGGATAAGAAGGTAAAGGGCGGAAGTGGGGGTGGGGTTGGGGTTGGAGGTGCGGGTAAATACTCGACAGAGGCACGACGAACTTTAAGCAAGAAATTAGACTTTGAGAAATTCGATAATTCTTCTTCTAAGTCAGAAACTTCACAAGCCAATGGGTTAACCCAAGATGAAAGAATTGAGTACCAAAGTGGTCGGTGGGGCATGAGTATGAAAAATCCCCCGGTGGATTTTTTGATGGCAATATCGAGGGCCGATGATGGAGACGAAAGTAAATTCAAAGACCGTGAAGGCGTGGgggttggaaaaaattttaaaataaatcgtgGGGAGGCAGAAGAAGGAGGGAAATATGAAAgtaaagaagaagaagaagaagaaatagTGAATAAAGATAAGAAGTTATTCGAACCAgcgaataatttttcaagcgATCGGTGGGGTATGAGCGTATCCTCGCCACCAGAGCAATTCCTCAGGGAAATATCATCCAATCGTTTTCTTCCAATGTCTATTGATAATTCTGGCTTTGGACTATCGGCTCCGCAAATTACCAGTGGACCCACTGAGGCTGCTAGAGTGCTGACTAATGAGCTTGCTGATAACTCTAAGAAAGATGCTAGATTAAGAAGAGCTTATAATCGAACAGATAATCTGACATTGGAATTGCGGAACACGAGAACAAGAACATTAtcaccaatttttattatcggtCCGAGTTTTTGGACGTTAAAATTAcccattaatttaaaacaacgACTTGGAATTATTCCAAATGAATTAGCAGAACCACCAGAGGAAGAGAGAGATAATAAGACGGAGAAAGAGACTGAGACAAGTCCGTTGAGAAATATTCATTTAACGAAtaccaaaataattatcggTCAAACGCGTGTCGCTAAACCCTCCGACCCAGATAATTATGAAAACGAGGATCAagataattatcataattaa
- the LOC130675457 gene encoding uncharacterized protein LOC130675457 encodes MVSILQLLLFGALLSISEHVYCLDDSMNAQLISSIAPLLNSIAQLSDKNSIDNNGRRFFEDGEFDLNDYGMQLFPQSAADADDFNSQYNVNINKNLNGNLPWTQPKMKNKFLKKSREDRWRDRKFKELKRNQDLRDMMQKIVPRNFDQSGRRNGARKCHDSSEEEFPPADDCNCSIGGKLLRQIRFLKYQIDVLEKEVLENYNTDEDTS; translated from the exons ATGGTTTCGATTctacaattattattgttcgGTGCACTTCTATCAATTTCGGAGCATG TTTATTGCCTCGATGATTCGATGAATGCCCAGCTAATTTCATCGATAGCACCTTTATTGAATTCCATCGCTCAGttaagtgataaaaattctattgacAATAACGGAAGACGTTTTTTTGAGGACGGCGAATTTGACTTGAATGATTATGGAATGCAGTTATTTCCACAATCTGCTGCGGATGCTGATGATTTCAACAGCCAGTACAACGTCAATATTAACAAGAATCTTAATGGAAATTTGCCGTGGACTCAA ccGAAAATGAAGAAcaagtttttgaaaaagtcgCGGGAAGATCGGTGGAGAGATCGCAAGTTCAAGGAGTTGAAGCGGAATCAAGATTTGCGTGACATGATGCAAAAAATTGTGCctcgaaattttgaccaa AGCGGAAGAAGAAATGGGGCACGGAAATGCCACGACAGCAGTGAAGAAGAATTCCCTCCAGCAGATGACTGTAACTGCAGCATCGGGGGTAAACTTTTACGGCAGATAAGATTTTTGAAATACCAGATTGACGTCTTGGAGAAGGAGGTGCtcgaaaattacaatacagacGAAGATACGTCTTGA